The nucleotide window CCCCGGCTCTATCATTTACACCACCTCACTCCTTGAGCTTGGTCCTCCTCCAGTGCCTCCTCTTAGGGTGTGTTATAACGCGCCTGTTCGTCTTAACGATGACCCACACCGGAACGCGCCTGTTCTGCTTCATGGCTTTTGCAAGCCGGAGCTTCTTCGCAAGGGGCTTGTTCCTCGCCATGCCTATCCCTCCCTAAAGCGATAGAGGAATGAGCTGGCTAAATCGCCTGCTCTCCCTACACTTGGGAGCCTTAAAAGGCTTTCGTCCGAAGGCAAAGGGAAAGCTTTTAACCGG belongs to Pyrococcus yayanosii CH1 and includes:
- a CDS encoding 50S ribosomal protein L39e, translated to MARNKPLAKKLRLAKAMKQNRRVPVWVIVKTNRRVITHPKRRHWRRTKLKE